GTCTACCATCGACAGAACCTTGCTGAATGTTCAGGACTTCTGCCATGCGTTTACCCGAATTCATCCGGCAACACACGGACCGGATCGTCGACGAGTGGGAACAGTTCGCCAGGACGATCACACCGGCAAGTGAGTACCTGGATCGTGCAGCGCTGCGTGATCATGCGAGGACAATTCTGCTGGCCGCCGCTCGGGACATGACCACGACGCAGACCGCAGGCGAACAAGTGGCCAAGGCCAGGGGTGAAGGCCCGGAAAAAACCCCGAGCCTGGATCAGGCCGGTGCCAGCCACGGCGAACTGCGCCATACGGAAGGCTTCGACCTGGTACAGATGACCTCGGAGTTTCGCCATCTGCGCGCCTGTGTGATCCGTCTGTGGGTGGACAGCCTGGAAACTCCGGACCTGAACTGTTTCCAAGACATGATCCGTTTCAACGAAGCCATCGACGAAGCCTTGGCCGAATCGACCGCCGCCTACGCCGAACAGGTCAACCGCTCTCGCGATATTTTCCTCGCCATTCTCGGCCATGACCTGCGCGCGCCCCTGCAAGCGGTGAGCATGTCCACCGAATTGCTGATGCGTAAAACCACGCTGGAAGGTGACGCGCTGACTTGCGCGCTCAATATCAAACACGGCGCGCGGCACATGGCGGCCATGGTCAGCGACTTGCTGGAGCTGGTGCGCAGCCGACTAGGCAAAAGACTGCCGATCGAACCGGCGCCGATGGACCTGGCCGATGCAGCACGAGCGGCCATTGCCGAAGCATGTGCCGGCAACCCGGAATGCGATCCGACCCTCAAAGTCGAGGGTGACACCCGGGGCATATGGGACGCGGGCCGGCTGGATCAACTGCTGCAAAACCTGATCGGCAATGCCTTGCAGCATGGCTCGAATCCGCGCGAGGTCATCGTGACGTTGAAGGGAGAAGCCGACAGCGTGCTTCTAAGTGTTCACAACTACGGAGACCCCATCCCTGAGGAGGCTGTCGGCACCATTTTCGATCCGTTGGTGCGCAGTGCCGACGAAGAACTTGGCCAGCCATCGACCAGCCTCGGTCTGGGCCTTTTCATCGTCAAGGAAGTGGTGACCGCACACGAAGGGACGATCGAAGTCAGTTCAAGCGAGGCCGCCGGGACGCTGTTCAGCGTGAAGCTGCCCAGACAGATCTGAAGGTTTACTCGACCACCAGCCGCGCCAGACGCTGGCGCAGCATCCGGTTCTCGGCCCGCAATTCCTTCACCTCTTCCAGCAGGTCCAGCGCCAGGGCGACGCCTTCCCATTCCAGCTCCAGGTCGCGCCGCAGCTTGGCGGCGCGTTTGGCCAGGGCCAGTTCGTAATCGGTGAAGCGCCATTCCCGGGGCTGCGCGCCCTGAGGTTCGAGGATGCCGTGTTCGACGATTTCGATCACGTAGACGTCCGACAGGTCGGCCGCCTCACAGAATTCTGCCATGTCCAGTTGAACGATCAGGGGGCTGCTCATGATGGGCTACTCCGTCGCCGGGTTCAGAAGTTCTCTCGCGGGTTGAAGGCGGCTTTCTTCGCCAGTTCCTGCCACAGCGCCTTGACGTCATCGCCCGCAGCTTTCGGCATCACGGCCTTGAGCTGGACGAACAGATAGCCGCGCTCGCCAGCCTTGTTCTGCAAACCATGGCCCTTGGCGCGCATGCGCTGGCCGTTCTGGCTGCCGGCCGGGACCTTGAGGTTGATCTTGCCGGTCAGGGTCGGCACGGCCACTTCGGCACCCAGCGCCAACTCCCACGGCGCCAGCGGCAAGGTGATGATCAGGTTTTCGCCTTCGACATCGAATTTCGGGTGCGGCGCGAAACGGATGGTCAGGTACAGATCGCCATTGGCGCCGCCACCGATACCCGGTGCGCCCTGTCCCTTGAGGCGGATGCGCTCGCCGTCGGTCACGCCCGCCGGGATCTTCACGTTCAGGCTCTTGCTGGTGTTGCTGACGTGTTGGCCCGCCGCGTTGTATTGCGGCACCTGGAAGCTGATTTTTTTCGATTCGTTCGAAAGCGTCTCTTCGAGAAAGATCGGCAGTTCCAGTTCCACGTCTTGCCCTCTGCGCCCCGCACTGCGGGATTGCCGGCCTTCGCCGCCACCGAAACCGGGGCCGCGGTTGCCGAAGATCGAACTGAAGAAGTCCGAGAAGTCACCGGTGTCGCCACCGCCGCCACCGAAGCCGCCACGGCTTTGCCAGCCCGGCGGTCCCTGGAACGGCTGACCGTGCTGGCCGTAGCGGCGCAGGTCGTCGTATTCGGCGCGTTTGTCGGCGCTTTTCAGCGCTTCATAGGCTTCCGAGGCGTCCTTGAACTTGGCCTCGGCGTCTTTTTCCTTGCTGACATCGGGGTGGTATTTGCGCGCGAGCTTGCGATAGGCAGCCTTGATTGCCTTGTCGTCAGCCGTCGGCTCCACGCCGAGTATCTTGTAATAGTCTTTGAAGTCCATTGAAGGAGTCACCATCCGTTATCGATTTCGCGCCGCCGTCAGCATGCGCCGATTCGCGCGTGCCAGGTTGACCGATCTCAAACTTGTGACCGGGTGGCGCAGCAGAAGTTTATCGGCAGTGGACGGCGGTTCTTGCGACCGCCGGTGTGTCTGCCGGCCCATGCCAGCAAGTTTGGGGCAAAGCTCGGGCTTTCAAGGCAGTTTAGTAGCGAAATAGCAGATGACTGGCCTTCGAATCTGTCGCGCACTGACATACACTGCGCGGCCGTTTTTTTGACCGGAACCGAAAGACCATGAAA
The sequence above is a segment of the Pseudomonas sp. HS6 genome. Coding sequences within it:
- a CDS encoding sensor histidine kinase KdpD, whose amino-acid sequence is MRLPEFIRQHTDRIVDEWEQFARTITPASEYLDRAALRDHARTILLAAARDMTTTQTAGEQVAKARGEGPEKTPSLDQAGASHGELRHTEGFDLVQMTSEFRHLRACVIRLWVDSLETPDLNCFQDMIRFNEAIDEALAESTAAYAEQVNRSRDIFLAILGHDLRAPLQAVSMSTELLMRKTTLEGDALTCALNIKHGARHMAAMVSDLLELVRSRLGKRLPIEPAPMDLADAARAAIAEACAGNPECDPTLKVEGDTRGIWDAGRLDQLLQNLIGNALQHGSNPREVIVTLKGEADSVLLSVHNYGDPIPEEAVGTIFDPLVRSADEELGQPSTSLGLGLFIVKEVVTAHEGTIEVSSSEAAGTLFSVKLPRQI
- a CDS encoding chaperone modulator CbpM, whose protein sequence is MSSPLIVQLDMAEFCEAADLSDVYVIEIVEHGILEPQGAQPREWRFTDYELALAKRAAKLRRDLELEWEGVALALDLLEEVKELRAENRMLRQRLARLVVE
- a CDS encoding DnaJ C-terminal domain-containing protein encodes the protein MDFKDYYKILGVEPTADDKAIKAAYRKLARKYHPDVSKEKDAEAKFKDASEAYEALKSADKRAEYDDLRRYGQHGQPFQGPPGWQSRGGFGGGGGDTGDFSDFFSSIFGNRGPGFGGGEGRQSRSAGRRGQDVELELPIFLEETLSNESKKISFQVPQYNAAGQHVSNTSKSLNVKIPAGVTDGERIRLKGQGAPGIGGGANGDLYLTIRFAPHPKFDVEGENLIITLPLAPWELALGAEVAVPTLTGKINLKVPAGSQNGQRMRAKGHGLQNKAGERGYLFVQLKAVMPKAAGDDVKALWQELAKKAAFNPRENF